One Actinomycetospora corticicola genomic window, GCTACCTCGCCGTCATCGAGGCGCGCTGCCGCACGGGGTGCACGGGTGCCTCGTGGCAGAGCTCGATGGTGCACGCGCTGGAGAAGGACGGCTGCTCGCGCCCGACGGCGATGGAGCGGATGCTCGAGCGCTACGTGACGAACATGGCCGAGAACATCCCGGTGCACGCCTGGCCGGTGACGTAGCGACCGGTCAGGCCGGGGCCGCCGCGGCGGCGCGGGCCCGGCGCGCCTGCCATGTCACGACCCCCGCCGCGACGACGACGGTGGCGACCGTGAGGACGCCGCCGATGACCAACGGGGCGCGGCCGCCCCAGGCGTCGGCCATCCAGCCGAGGACGGGTCCGCCGAGGGGCGTGCCGCCGAGCAGGACCAGGACGTAGAGGCCCATCACCCGCCCACGCATCGACTCCGAGACGCCGAGCTGCACGGCCGAGTTGGCCGCCGTCGTGAAGACGAGCTGGCCGAGGCCGGTGGGCACGAGCAGCAGGGCCGTGAGGGCGTAGGTGGGCATGACGCCGGTGAAGAGCTCCGCGACGCCGAAGAACAGGCCGGCCAGGAGCACGGTGCGCAGGCGCGGGCGCCCCGCCCGGCGGGCGGCCACGAAGGTGCCGAGCAGGCACCCGACGGCGAGCGCCGAGGTCAGCAGGCCGTAGGACTCGGCGCCGCGGTCGAACACGAGCCGCGCGGTGATCGCGAGCGTCATGAAGAAGTTGATGCCGAACGTGGAGACGAAGAAGACCACGGTGAGCAGCAGGACGAGGTCGGGCCGTCCGCGGACCTCGCGCAGCCCGTCGCGGATCGCGCCCTTCGCACGGGCGACGCGCTCGTAGGCGAACATGTCGCCGGGCCGCATGAGGGCCAGGCCGGTGAGCACCGCGGCGAAGGTCGCGAAGTTGACCAGGAACACCCAGCCGGTGCCGACCGCGGCGATCATCAGGCCGGCCACCGCCGGCCCGACGATGCGGGCGGTGTTGAAGGTCATCGAGTTGAGCGCGACGGCGTTCTGCAGCGACCCCGGCCCGACCATCTCCCCGGCGAAGGACTGGCGCACCGGGGCGTCGACGGCCGAGAAGCAGCCGTTGAGGAAGCACAGCAGGTACACGAGGCCGAGCGTGGCGGTGCCGGTGACGTCGAGGACGCCGAGCACGAGGGCGCAGAGGCCCATGCCGACCTGCAGGCCCATGAGCACGCGGCGCTTGTCGTACCGGTCGGCCAGGGCGCCGCCGGCGAGCGAGAGCAGCAGGGTGGGGCCGAACTGCAGCGCCGCGGCCACCCCGAGCGCGACCGGGCTGCCGCCGGAGAGGTTGAGGACCAGCCAGTCCTGGGCGACCCGCTGCATCCAGGTCCCGACGAGCGAGACCACCTGGCCGGAGGCGAAGAGCCGGTAGTTGCGGATCCGCAGCGACGCGAACATCGTCGTCGTCGCCGTCTCCGCCGTCACGACTCTTGAGCCTACCTAACGACTTCGCCCCCAGCCGGTGAGACGGGCTACTTGGTGTCCTCGAGGGCGAAGCCGACCTTGATGGTCACCTGGAAGTGCTGGACCTCGCCGTTCTCGACGTGGCCGCGGATCTCGGAGACCTCGAACCAGCCGATCTCGCGCAGCGTCTGCGACGCACGCTTGAGAGCACCCTTGATCGCGTCGTCGACGCCGATCTCCGAGGTGCCGACGATCTCGGTCTTGGAGTAGATGTTGTCCGCCACGGGGCTCCTTCGTCGGGGGGAATCCGATGCGGTCGCGAGGTTCCGCGCCCGCCTGGTGAACCCGTACCCGTTCTCGCCCGGACACCCACGTGCGCGACGACTCAGGCGCGCACCCGTACGTGGTCGACCGCCGCGGCGAGCGCGAGTTCCAGGACGTGGAGGTCCCGGTGGAGACGGGCCAGCATCAGGCCGCCCTGCAGGGCGGCGAGCACCCCGACGGCCAGCTCGTCCGCGTCCCGGGTCGGGTCGACCCGTCCGGCCCGCTGCCCCCGGGCGAGGAGCGCGGCGATCCGGTCCTGCCACGCGGTGAAGGACGCCGCCTGCCGGGCGCGCCACCGCTCGTCCGTCTCGACCTGCCCCGACAGCACCCCGAGCGGACACGCCAGAGGCTCCCCCTCCGCACGGTGGAACTCCCACACCGAGGCCGCCCAGGCCTGCAGGTCCTCCCCGGCCAGCTCCGGCTGCGCCTCGAGGACCCGCTCGAGCTGGCGGTCGATCACCGCGAGGACGAGGTCGGACTTGTCCGCGAAGTAGTGGTAGAGCTGCGACTTCCCGGTGCCGCTGGCGGCGAGCACGTCCGCGATCCCGGTCGCGGCGATCCCCCGGGCGTACATCAGCCCGGCCGCCGCATCGACGATCGCGTCGCGCGTACGCCGACCCCTGGCCGTGAGTGGCCGTTCCGGCCCCGTCTCGACGACGTCCACCGGTTGAGTGTACCGATCGGTTCAATTCTGGGTAGGGTGCGCGCATGACGACGGAGGACGCGACCGAGCAGGGCGTCGCGGACGAGCCCACCCCGGGCCGGCCCGGTGGGGTCCGCACGGCGGTGGAGCCGGAGTACGGCTTCCCCGCGCCGCTGTTCCGGGCGGCCGCCCGCATCCCGGTACCCCCACCGTTCCACCCGCGGACCTGGCGCAGCCCCCTACGCGGCACGTGGCTGACGTCGGTGTTCGGCGCGCTGCTCCTCGTCGGGCTGCCGATCGTCATCCTCACCGGGCTGATGTCCTACATCGCCTACGGGCCGCAGTTCGGCCAGGCGATCCCCGGTGACGTGGGCGGCCTGCACCTGCCGTTCTTCGACTGGCCCACCAACCCGTCGTGGTTCTACCGGCTCACCCAGGGCCTGCACGTGGTCGGCGGGATGGTGCTCACGCCGATCGTGCTGGCCAAGCTGTGGTCGGTGGTGCCGAAGCTCTTCGCCTGGCCCCCGGTGACGAGCGTCGCGCAGCTGCTCGAGCGCATCTCGCTGCTCGCCCTGGTCGGCGGCATCCTCTTCGAGTTCGTCACCGGCCTGATGAACTCCCAGTACGACTACTCCTGGGGCTTCGGCTTCTACACCGCCCACTACTACGGCGCCTGGGTCTTCATCGCGGGCTTCGTCTCGCACGTGGTCATCAAGCTCCCGACGATGGTCCGGGCGCTGCGGTCGGGCCCGCACGGGACGGGCGCCTTCGCGCGCTGGCTGCACGACTCGCCGGCGGAGACCGAGCCCGAGCCGATGGACGCCCACGGGCTGGCGCCGCTGGACCCGAACCGGCCGACCCTCTCCCGCCGCGGCCTGCTCGGCCTGGTCGGCGGGGGCAGCGTGCTGGTCGGGGTGTTCTCGATCGGGCAGACGTGGGACGCGCTGCGCCCGCTCGCCCTGCTCTCGCCGCGTGGTCAGTCCTACGGCGACGGGCCCAACGACTTCCAGATCAACCGGACGCTCTCCGGGTCGGGGATCGACCCCGTGGCGCTCGGGGACGGGTGGCGGCTGCGCCTGACCGGAGGGTCGAGCGAGGTGTCGCTGTCCCGCGCCGACCTCGCCGCGATGCCGCAGCACACCGCGGTCCTGCCGATCGCGTGCGTGGAGGGCTGGTCGACCACGCGCACCTGGTCCGGGGTCCGGCTCCGGGATCTCGCCGCCCTCGCGGGCGTGCCGGACCCGGACAACGCCTTCGTCCAGTCCGTCGAGACGTCCGGCGCCTTCGCGCGGGCGACGCTGCAGTCGAACCAGGTGCTCGACGAGGACTCGCTGCTGGCCCTGCGGGTCGGGGACGACGACGGCGGACCCATGGCGGACCTCTCGCCCGACCACGGCTACCCGGCGCGCGTGATCGTCCCGGCGCTGCCGGGCGTGCACAACACCAAGTGGGTCGCATCCATCGACTTCCGGAGGCAGGCATGACCCTCTGGCGGCGCCTGTACGGCGCGAACCCGCTGCACCTGCTCGCCGTGCTCGGCTGCCTGGCGCTGTCGGCGTACGTGGTGTCGCTCCTGTGGGAGGACCCGAGCTGGGTGGCGCTGCTGATCTGGTTCGTCGGCGCGGTGATCGGACACGACCTCGTGCTCTACCCGCTCTACGCGCTGGCCGACCAGCCGCTGGTGTTCGCCCGCTGGGCACGGCGACGCTACGGCCGGGAGCGGCCGGTGCTGGTTCCCGCGGTCAACCACGTGCGGGCGCCCGTGCTCGGCTCGGCCGTCCTCGGCCTGATCTACCTGCCGACCATCACCCGGCACGGCGAGGACGCGTTCCGCTTCACCGCCGGGCTGGGCATGGAGGGCATCTTCCAGAACTGGCTGCTGATCACCGCCGTGCTGTTCCTCGGCAGTGCGGTGATCTACGCGGCGAGGTGCGGCTTCGCCGCACGTGAGCAGAAACGGTCGGTATGACGACCTCTTCTGCTCACGCGCGCAGCACCTACGCCTGGGCGGCGAGCGGGCGCTCGGCCAGCTCGGCCTCCTTCTCGCGGATGATCGGCAGGACCTTCTGGCCGAACTGCTCGATCTCCTCCTTGACGTGCAGGAAGCACAGCAGGTTGAGGTCGACGCCGAGCTTCTTGTACTCGATCACCCGGTCGGCGACCTGCTCGGCGGTGCCGATCAGCTGGGTCTTGAACCCGTCGTTGTACTGGACGAGGTCCTCGAAGGAGGACTCCGCCCACATGCCCTTGCCGTCCGCGGCGGACTTGCCGGCCTGCTGGACGGCGTCGCGGAAGCCGTGCACCTGCTCGACGTTCGCCTTGTCGACGATCTCGCGCAGGGTGTCGCGGGCCTCGGACTCGCTGTCCCGGACGATCATGAAGCCGTTGAGGCCGAACTTGACCGAGCGGTCGTGCGCGGCCGCCTCGGCGTTGATGACGTCGAGCTGCGCGGTGACGCCGTCGAAGTCCTTGCCGTTGGAGAAGTACCAGTCGGACACCCGGCCGGCCATCTTCTGCGCGGCGGTGGAGTTGCCGCCCTGGAAGATCTCCGGGTGCGGCCGCTCGGGGGTGTTCAGGGGCTTCGGCTTCAGCGAGTAGTCGTGGAAGCGGTAGAAGTCGCCCCGGAACTCGAAGTTGTCCTGCTCCCAGATGCCCTTGAGGCAGGAGATGAACTCCTCGGTGCGCCGGTAGCGCTCGTCGTGCTCGAGCCACGGCTCGCCGAAGGCGGTGAACTCGCCCTTGAACCAGCCGGAGACGACGTTGGTGGCGAAGCGGCCGTTCGTGAGGTGGTCGGCAGTGGCGCCGAAGTTGGCGAACACGCCGGGGTGCCACATGCCGGGATGCACCGCGGCCATGACCTTCAGCCGCTCGGTGGCCATCATGATCGCGAGCGAGAGCGAGGTCGACTCGTGCTGGTACTCGGCGGAGTAGCTCGCCATGTACCGGACCTGGGAGAGCGCGTACTCGAAGCCGTTGTTCTCGGCCGCGATCGCGGTCTCGCGGTTGTAGTCCCAGTTCCAGTCGGTGCGCTGCTCGATGGTGCTGGTGACCAGGCCACCGGAGACGTTGGGGACCCAGTAGGCGAACTTGAGGGGATCGGTCGGGGTGCCGACGGACACGGGGGCCTCCTCGAGGCAGGGGGGGGCGCCCGACGAACGGGCGGGAGGGACGGAGCGCGCAGGCGGTCAGGAACGACACGCCTGGGTCGCGAGGAGGCCGAAGTCGACGTGGCGCCGCCGCGTCAGTGGCACTCCCGCGTTACCCATCGGACACAACCGTTGCGGCCGATCGTCGCACTGTCAACCGGTGACCGACCGACTCACACCTCAGCCGCCCAGTGCGGCGCTGATCGGGCCGACCGCGAAGTAGGCCACGAAGGCCACCGCGACGACCCACATCAGCGGGTGCAGCGTGCGGGCCCGGCCCGTCGCCGCGTGCAGCACCACCCAGCTGATGAACCCGACGCCGATGCCGTTCGCGATGGAGTACGTGAAGGGCATGACCACGATGGTGAGGAACACCGGGAGCGCGACCCGGAACTCGCCCCACTCGATGTCGCGGACCCCGCCCATCATCAGGGCGCCCACGACGACGAGGGCCGGCGCGGCCGCCTCGACGGGCACCACCTCGTAGAGCGGGGTGAAGAACATGGCGGCGAGGAAGAGGACGCCGGTGACGACGTTCGCGAGCCCGGTGCGGGCGCCGCTGGCGATCCCGGAGGCGGACTCGACGAAGACGGTGTTGGAGCTCGACGACGCGGCGCCGCCGGCGACCGCGCCCGCTCCCTCGACGACGAGGGCCCGCCCGATGTTCGGCAGCTGCCCCTTCTCGTCGAGCAGGCCCGCCTGCCGGCCGAGCCCGGTCATCGTGCCCATGGCGTCGAAGAAGTTCGCCAGGACGAGGGTGAAGACCAGCAGCGTCACCGCGATGATCGGGAGCCGGGTGAACGCGCCGAGGGACACGTCGCCGACCAGCGAGAGGTCGGGGATCCCGACCACCGAGGACGGGAGGCCCGGGTAGCCCAGGTTCCAGCCCTTCGGGTTGGTGCCGTTGGACGGGCCGACCTGCGCGATCGCCTCGACCACGATCGCGAGCACCGTCGTGGCGACGACCCCGATGAGGATGCCGGCCTTCGTGCCGCGGGCGACCAGCACCGAGGTCAGGAGAAGGCCGACGCAGAACACGGCCGTCGGCCAGCTCGCGATAGAGCCCTCGATGCCGAGCCCGACCGGGACGGTGGTGTTGGCGGCGTCGGGCAGGCGGCGCACGAACCCGGCGTCGACCAGGCCGATCAGCGCGATGAAGGCGCCGATGCCCGCGGCGATGGCGATCTTCAGCGCGTCCGGGATCGCGGCGAAGACCGCCGTGCGGAACCCCGTGAGCCCGAGGATCACGATGATGACGCCCTCGACGACGACGAGGCCCATCGCCTCCGGCCACGTCATCTGCGGCGCGATCGTCACCGCCACCAGGGTGTTGATCCCGAGGCCGGTCGCCAGCGCGAACGGGAAGTTCGCGATGAGCCCGAACAGGATCGTCATGACCCCCGCGACCAGGGCCGTCACCGCGGCGACCTGCGGGACCGACAGCGTCGCCCCGAGGACGTCACGCTTGGCGCTCGGCGCGGACGGGTCGAGACTGCCGAGGATCAGCGGGTTGAGGACCACGATGTAGGCCATTGTCACGAAGGTGACGAGGCCGCCGCGGACCTCCGCCCCGACGGTGGATCGGCGCTCGCTCAGGTGGAACAGTCGCTCCAGCACGGCGGCACCCTAGCGCCCCTCCGTCCCCGCCGTAGGGTGCGTGTGTGGTCGAACCCGACTGGCAGCCGCCCGCGCTCCCCCGGCGTCTCACCGACCCGGTCCGGCCGGTGCTCGTCGGTGCGGTGGTGTGGCTGGTCGCGCTGGTCGTGCTCCTCGTCGTCGGCGGCCCGGGGCCGTGGATCTGGGCGTGCGTCGTCGGGGTGGGCCTCGGCGGTGTCGGGCTCTCGGTGCTCGCGCTGCAGCGCCGGGCGAACGCGCGCGGGTCGAAGGGCGCCCAGAAGCTCTGAGGGCCGGTCAGGTCGCGAGCACCCCGGACAGCGGCGTCCGACCGGGGCCGAGCACCGACCCGGGGTCGGCCCCCAGCACCCCCGACAGCACCGTCGCGTAGACGTCGCGGAAGTCGGTCGAGGCCCGCAGGTCCCCGGCGTCGAGGTCGGTCAGGCTCGGCTGCTCGCCGTACAGGCCCCCGACGACGGGGGCTCCGAGCAGGAACACCGGGTTCGCCGTGCCGTGGTCGGTCCCCTGGCTGGCGTTGGCGAGCACCCGGCGGCCGAACTCGGAGTAGACCATCGTCACGACCTGCCGCCCCGCGTCGGTGGTGCCGAGCCGCGCCACGAACGGTGTCAGCGCCGCGTCGAGTTCGGCCAGGAGACGCTGCTGCGTGTCGCGCTCGTCGGCGTGGGTGTCGAAGCCCCCGAGCGAGACCGACCAGACGCGCGTGGGGACGCGCGCCTCGACGAGGGCGGCGATCGTCTGGAGCTGGTCGGCGAGCTGGGAGTGCTTCCCGCCGCCGGCCGGGCTGCCCGCGGCGGCCCCGGCGTCGTTGCCGGACGCCCCCCGATCGCGGGAGGCGGCGAGCGTGGGGCCGAGCACCTGCTCCACCTGGGCCAGGTCGCGCCCGGACCGGGCGACCCGGGCGCGCAGCAGGTCGTCGGACGGGTCGACCCCGGCGAGGGCGCGGAACGCCGCGCCCTGGGCCCCCGTGGGCAGCGTGGACCCGGTGGCGGGCAACGTCGAGGCCGCGGTGGACGCCCCGGTCAGCAGCGGAGGCAGCACCGAGTCCATCGACACCGCCCGCAGCGGGTCCTCCCCCGTCCCGTCGAGCCAGCGCCCCAGCCAGCCGGCACCCGTCGGGCTGGCGGGGGACGCCGTCTGCCAGATCGCCATCGAGCGGAAGTGGCTGTGGTCGGGCTCCGGGTAGCCGACCCCCCGCACGATCGCGACGCGCCCGTCGTCGAACAGCCCCTTGGTGCCCGCGAGGCCGGGATTGAGCCCGAGGCCCTGCCCGACGTCGAGCACCTCGGCCGGTGAGTAGGCGAGTTCGTGGCGTTGCGCCTGGTAGGTGTCGTCGGAGGCGGGGACGACCGTGTTCAGGCCGTCGTTGCCGCCGTAGAGCGTCACGACGACGAGGACGCCCTGCCCGGGCTGCAGGGGGGTGTGGGTCGCCCCGTCGAGCAGCGACGACCACGGCACCTGCGTCGCCCCGGCGGTGAGGCCGACCGCGGCGGCGGCGACGCCGGACCAGGTCAGGAACCGGCGTCGGGTGACCTCGGGGAGGCGGTTGCTCATGCGCTGATCACGTACTCCGGGGTGAGGGCGGCGACGACGAGGACGGCGCGCGGGTCGCCGCCCGCGACGTCCCGCAGGGCGTCGGTGCTGCGCGGGCCGAAGGCGTCCACCCCGAGGGTCCGGCGCGCCCAGTCGATCCGGGCGTTGGCCCCGGACGGTCCGGGCGGGAGGGTGGCGTGGGTGACGACGGCCCGGGCCAGCGCCATCCGGTCGAGCTGCGCGGACGGCGTCAGCCAGGCCGTCCCGGCCGGCCACCCGCCGACGCTCGGCGGGCGGAACGGGACCTGGCCGAGGGCCTCCAGGTGCTGGTGCACGGGGTCGCCCTGCGCGCCGCGACCCTTCCGCACGGTGGTGGTCACGGTGCTCGGCTGTGCGCCGACGGCCCGCATGAGGCCCACGGCCCACTCCACGGGCTGTTTGACGAGCGTGGTCGTGCTGTCGTGGAAGGGCGCCGAGGTCGCGATCGCCCGCAACAGCGCGCGCAGGTCGCGACCCGGTCCGTAGGCGTCGGTCAGGGCGCCGAGCACGGCCGGCGACGGCGGGGTGGTGGAGACGAGCCGCGACCACATCCGGCCGGCGACGAACGCCGCCGACTCGGGCCGGGCGACGACGAGGTCCACGAAGGCGGGGGCGTCGAACGCGGCGGTCCGCCCGAGGATCGTCTTCGGCCCGGTGTCCTGCCGGCGGGGCACGAGCCGGGCGGTCCCGGCGTCGGCGTCGACCGTCCACCCGGTGAGCGCCCGGGCGGCCTCGCGGACGTCGGTCTCGGTGTAGTGCCCGACGCCGAGCGCGAAGAGCTCCATGAACTCCCGCGCGAGGTTCTCGTTCGGGGCCCCCACGCGGTTGGTCCGGCCGTCGAGCCACACCAGCATCGCCGGGTCGACCACCATCGCCCGCGCCAGCGCGTGGAAGTCCCCGAGCCCGAGGCCGCGCAGGGTCTCGTTCTGGGTCAGCAGGGAGGCGGGCTGGTTCACCTTCTGCGCGCTGGTCGCGAAGTGGCCGTGCCAGAACCACGTGAGCCGCTCGACGAGCGGGGCGCCGGTGGACCACATCCGGTCCAGCCACCACCGCGTGAGCGTGTCCTGGCCCGTGCTGCGCTGCTGCTGGGCGGCCTTCCGTTCCGGGCTGCCCGGGGTCCCGCGGTCGGTGATGAGGGGCAGGTCGGGAGCCGGGGCGCCGGGGTCGGCCGGCGGGGCGAGCAGGGTGTCGAGGGTCGCGGCGAAACCACGGCCGACGGCGGCGTCCAGCTCACCGGGACGGGGCCCGAACCCGAAGCGGTCCAGCAGCCGACGGGTGGCGACGGCATCGGCGACAGCGGTCACGACGAGCACCCTCCTCCGGCCGGGCCGGCGGCCCCAGGCATCGGGGCGCCGGCTCAGCCGGTCTTCAGGAAGCGGGGTTCAGTTCGGGGCGGGGGCCGGCGCGGCCGGCGCCGCCGGGGCCGGGCCGCGATCACGGACCCGGAGCGCCTGCAACCCGCTGGGCTCCTTCGCCGCCGCCACGAACACGCGGTCACCGGTCTGCACCTGGGCCGGCGTCGCCACCTGCTTGCCCTTGTGCACCTTCGCCGTCGGCGCGAACGTGTAGGTGGCCGTGAAGCCGTCCTTGCTGCGCACCGTGAAGGTCGTGCCGTTCACTGCGGTCACGGTGCCCCGCTGGTAGTCGACGGTGCGGTGCGCCTTGCCCTTCCCGACGACCTCGCCGTGCTCGCCGGGGTGCTTGCCGTGGTGCCCGGCCGCGACGACGGCGGTGGGCGCCGAGCTCGCCGACGGGTCGGCGAGGGCCACTCCGGCGCCGACGCCGCAGAGGGCGAGGGCACTGACGCCGATGACGACGGGCCTGGTGAGACGGTGCACGGGAACCTCCGGTGGAGTCGGTGTCCGGCGGTCCGCCGGACACCCACGACGGTCGGTCCGGTGGCTGTGCGAGGACTGAGAACCTCGGGACACCACGCGTGCGCTTCAGGAGACGTTCAGGGCAGCGTCAGGACGAACCGCGCTCCGGGGCCGTCGTCCCCGGGCGCGGCGCACACGAGGTCCCCGCCGTGCGCGCGGGCCGCCTCCCGGGCGATCGCGAGCCCGAGCCCGGCACCGGAGCTGCCCCCGCCGCGGGCCTCGTCGAGGCGGACCATCCGCTCGAACACCCGCTCGCGCTCCGCGGCGGGGACGCCAGGGCCCTCGTCGCGCACCTCGACCCGGCCGGGCCGGACCGTGACGCGGACCGGGGAACGGCCGTACCGCCGGGCGTTCACCAGCAGGTTGGACAGGGCCTGCCCGATCAGCTCGACGTCGACCGCGACGGGGAGCGGGCCGGTCGCGTCCAGCACCACGGGGTCGTCGGGGTGGCGGACGGCGTCGCGGTCGGTCTCGGCGCGCACCAGCTCCACGAGGTCGACCTCCTCGCGCTCCGGGGTCAGCCCGGCGTCGTAGCGGGCGAGGGTGAGCAGGTCGTCGACGATGCGGCCGGCCCGCCGGGCGTCGCGCATCATCAGGACGGCGAGCCGTTCCCGGGCCTCGGGGTCGAGATCGGGCGCCGTGCCCGCCTCGGCGGTCGCCGCGATCCCCGCGAGGGGCGTCCGCAGCTCGTGGGCGGCGTCCGCGACGAAGCGGCGGGTGCTGGCCTCGGAGGCGCGGGCCTGCGCCTCCGCGCCCTCGAGCGCGTCGAGCATCTCGTCGAACGCGGCGGCGGCCCGGCCGAGCTCGGTGTCCCGCCGCACGGGGTCGAGCCGCCGACCGCGGCGCCCGCCCGCGATGGAGCGGGCGAGGGAGGTCATGGCGTCGAGCGGGGCGAGCGCGAGCCTCGTCGTCAGGAGCAGGGCAGCCCCCGCGAAAAGGATCGCGGCGCCCCCGACGACCAGCAGGATCCGGCGCAGCCGGCCCTCCGCGGCGCCCTCGAGCGAGGGGTCCGCGGCGAGGGTGACCGAGGAGCCGTCCGGCAGCCGGCGGGTGACCGCCCGGCGGGTCCCGCCCGGGAGCTCGCGCCCGGCGAGCACCTGGCCGGTCGCGCTGCGGACCACCACGGCCACGCCGCCGCCCACCTCCGAACGGCGCACGATCTGCTCCGGCGACAGGCCCTGGGAGGCGAGCTGCTGGGCCTGCAGGGCCCGCCCGTTGAGCGTGGTCTGCGCCTCGGAGCGGGACTGCGCCGCGAACAGGACGTCGGAGACCACGGCGACGACCACGACGACGGCCGCGACCACGGCCACCGAGGTGAGCGTGACGCGGCGGCGCAGCGACCCGGGTCTCACCCCCCGGCCCCGTCGTCCCGGGCCCCGTCGTCGCGCACCACGTACCCCTGCCCCCGCACCGTGTGGATCAGGCGGGGCTCGCCGAGCTTGCGGCGCAGGGCGCTGACGTGGACCTCGACGACGTTGAGGTCGTACTCCTCCCATCCCCACACCGCGCCGAGCAGCTGCGACTTCGACCGCACGCGTCCCCGGTGGGCGACGAGGTCGTGCAGCAGGCGGAGCTCGGTCGCCGTCACCGGGACCTCCGCGCCCCCGCGGGTCACGAGTCCGGCGTCGGGGTCGACGACGAGGTCGGCGACGGTCGCCGCGTCCCCGACCCCGCCGCTGCGGCGCAGCAGCGCCTCGACCCGCGCGAGGAGCTCGGCGAGCGCGAACGGCTTGACGAGGTAGTCGTCGGCGCCCGCGCGCAGGCCGCGGACCCGCTCGGCCACGCCGCTGCGGGCGGTCAGCAGGATGACCGCGGCGCTCGTCGCCCGGACCGCGGGCAGCAGGGCGTAGCCGTCGCGGCCGGGCAGCATGACGTCGAGCACGACGACGTCGGGGACGAACTCCCCGAGGTCGCTCTCGAGCCGGCCGCCGTCGGCGCGGGCGAGCACCTCGTGCCCCACGCCGGTCAGCGCCGCCGTCACCGAGGCCAGGATGGGTTCGGAGTCCTCGACGACGAGGACCCGCGCGGCGCGCTCCACGCCGGTGATTCTGGCGCGACCGCCTGTGGGACCGCTGTGGATCACGCGAGCAGCGCCCGCACCGGGTCGTCGGTGTGCACCGTCCCGTCGACCACCCAGACGTCCGGGAAGATCTCGCGGGTGGCGCCGCCGATCGTGACGGCGACGCGGAGCCGCTCGTGCACGACGACCTCGCCCTCCGGCAGCTCCCGGCCCGCGGCGGCCGCCCACACCGCGGCGCCCGCGAGCCCGGACCAGGGGGTGGCACGGCCGGGCGAGCGGACCTCGCCGTGGACGGTCTCCGAGGCGAGCGGGAGGTCCAGGAGCTCGGCGAGCGCGACCGCGAACCGGGCCCCGACGGGCACCACACAGCTCGGGTCGAACGCGGGCAGCAGCCACGGCCGGTCCAGGACGACCGGCACCGGGTCGCGGTCCGGGTCCGCCGTCACCACCCCGCCCCCGACCGTGCGCACCCGGTCCGGCGGGTCGACGTCGGCGACGTCCAGCCGCCGGGCCTCCAGGGCCGCGCCGAGCGCGTCGTGGGCGGCCAGGGCCACCCCGGCCGGCACGGTGCGGGCGGGGTCGGCGAGCCGGGCGAGCAGGTCGTCGGCCTCGGCGGGTCCGGCGACCCACAGGTCGGTCCGCACCCCGATCGCCGTCAGGAACCCGGCGTCGAGCTCGACGGGCGCCGGGTCGTACAGCGCCGCGATCCGCTCCCCCAGCGGCCCGGGCAGCCGCCAGGCCACCGGGCGGCGCCCGGCGATCCGGCCGTGCCGGGCGAGCCACCACGCGGTGTAGGGCACGGGCTCCCCGGGGAGCCGGACGAGCGCGGCGCGGACCTCCCGGTCAGCGGCCAGCAGCGGCCACGCGGCGGCCCAGTCGACGACCAGGTCGAGATCGCGGACCGCGACCATGCTGCTGGGCGGGGACGGCGGCTCCGGCTCGGGGCCGCCCCGCCCGGGCTCGGGGTCGACCTCCTCGGCCCACCACGTCTCCTCGTCGTCGAGCTCGTGGTCGGGCCCGACCGGCGCCTCGTCCCGGAGCACCGCGAACCCGTCGAGCACCCCGGCGGCGAGCAGCGCGTCCCGGCGGTGCGCGCCGAGTGCGCGGTCGGCCAGGACCCCGAGCGGCGGGTCGTCGCCGAGCACCGCGCGCAGCGCGCCGTCGGGCAGGACGAGCTCGTCCGCGCGCCGGTGTCCGCCGTCGTGATC contains:
- a CDS encoding DUF2530 domain-containing protein, which codes for MVEPDWQPPALPRRLTDPVRPVLVGAVVWLVALVVLLVVGGPGPWIWACVVGVGLGGVGLSVLALQRRANARGSKGAQKL
- a CDS encoding DUF1800 family protein; its protein translation is MTAVADAVATRRLLDRFGFGPRPGELDAAVGRGFAATLDTLLAPPADPGAPAPDLPLITDRGTPGSPERKAAQQQRSTGQDTLTRWWLDRMWSTGAPLVERLTWFWHGHFATSAQKVNQPASLLTQNETLRGLGLGDFHALARAMVVDPAMLVWLDGRTNRVGAPNENLAREFMELFALGVGHYTETDVREAARALTGWTVDADAGTARLVPRRQDTGPKTILGRTAAFDAPAFVDLVVARPESAAFVAGRMWSRLVSTTPPSPAVLGALTDAYGPGRDLRALLRAIATSAPFHDSTTTLVKQPVEWAVGLMRAVGAQPSTVTTTVRKGRGAQGDPVHQHLEALGQVPFRPPSVGGWPAGTAWLTPSAQLDRMALARAVVTHATLPPGPSGANARIDWARRTLGVDAFGPRSTDALRDVAGGDPRAVLVVAALTPEYVISA
- a CDS encoding ATP-binding protein — its product is MRPGSLRRRVTLTSVAVVAAVVVVVAVVSDVLFAAQSRSEAQTTLNGRALQAQQLASQGLSPEQIVRRSEVGGGVAVVVRSATGQVLAGRELPGGTRRAVTRRLPDGSSVTLAADPSLEGAAEGRLRRILLVVGGAAILFAGAALLLTTRLALAPLDAMTSLARSIAGGRRGRRLDPVRRDTELGRAAAAFDEMLDALEGAEAQARASEASTRRFVADAAHELRTPLAGIAATAEAGTAPDLDPEARERLAVLMMRDARRAGRIVDDLLTLARYDAGLTPEREEVDLVELVRAETDRDAVRHPDDPVVLDATGPLPVAVDVELIGQALSNLLVNARRYGRSPVRVTVRPGRVEVRDEGPGVPAAERERVFERMVRLDEARGGGSSGAGLGLAIAREAARAHGGDLVCAAPGDDGPGARFVLTLP
- a CDS encoding winged helix-turn-helix domain-containing protein, whose protein sequence is MERAARVLVVEDSEPILASVTAALTGVGHEVLARADGGRLESDLGEFVPDVVVLDVMLPGRDGYALLPAVRATSAAVILLTARSGVAERVRGLRAGADDYLVKPFALAELLARVEALLRRSGGVGDAATVADLVVDPDAGLVTRGGAEVPVTATELRLLHDLVAHRGRVRSKSQLLGAVWGWEEYDLNVVEVHVSALRRKLGEPRLIHTVRGQGYVVRDDGARDDGAGG
- a CDS encoding DUF1501 domain-containing protein, whose translation is MSNRLPEVTRRRFLTWSGVAAAAVGLTAGATQVPWSSLLDGATHTPLQPGQGVLVVVTLYGGNDGLNTVVPASDDTYQAQRHELAYSPAEVLDVGQGLGLNPGLAGTKGLFDDGRVAIVRGVGYPEPDHSHFRSMAIWQTASPASPTGAGWLGRWLDGTGEDPLRAVSMDSVLPPLLTGASTAASTLPATGSTLPTGAQGAAFRALAGVDPSDDLLRARVARSGRDLAQVEQVLGPTLAASRDRGASGNDAGAAAGSPAGGGKHSQLADQLQTIAALVEARVPTRVWSVSLGGFDTHADERDTQQRLLAELDAALTPFVARLGTTDAGRQVVTMVYSEFGRRVLANASQGTDHGTANPVFLLGAPVVGGLYGEQPSLTDLDAGDLRASTDFRDVYATVLSGVLGADPGSVLGPGRTPLSGVLAT